A genomic window from Gossypium hirsutum isolate 1008001.06 chromosome D10, Gossypium_hirsutum_v2.1, whole genome shotgun sequence includes:
- the LOC107914676 gene encoding receptor-like protein EIX2 isoform X2, with protein MAIIIILLLILLAKADVNLSNEMSSNTACPENEKQALLNFKKGLIDAANRLASWDPHHQPDCCRWIGVVCDKRTAHVLSLNLSVPTWDGHTDLESYGMSMLIGNYFLGPIPDFLRNMTSLTHLDLSSSYLNSSIPDWLYSFSSLQVLRLLGNQLHGDISSAIGNLTSLNELDLSVNQLQGKLPRAMGKLCKLRSIYLSGMRLNQDISRILEILSGCSSPRLESLDLASCQLSGQLSDQVGHFKNLTILNLSNNLISGPIPIPYWQLKNLKELCLHDNSISGPISISLGQLANLERVSIFNNLLEGVVSDKHFANHTKLKYFYGSGNSLVLRVNPNWVPPFQILYLDLGSWQIGPSFPLWLRSQKHLEYLDISNSRISDVIPRWFWGLSTQFKHVNLSRNQISGQIPYLPGGPDIFPLVDLSFNNFSGPLPQIPMGPHQYMIDLSNNYFSGSLFHFLCHQWSGTFSTGFLSIANNLLSGEIPDCWIKWQSLQVLRLDGNRFTGKIPSSMGTLSELQSLNLHNNNLHGEIPLSLKNCTNLLAINLGKNELDGNIPRWLGQDLTSLIILILRSNKFGGNIPDHLCALSSLQILDLAENNLFGSMPRCMSNFSAMVRGNGSRDNIIEYIGYNGPPTLESASIVTKDQVLVFDKTLNLVRLVDFSCNNLSGEIPKEVTSLQGLQTLNLSRNHLTGKIPESIGSMKSLESLDLSQNQLSSSIPESMSSMTFLSHLNLSFNKLTGIIPTSSQLQGFNESCYAGNHLCGSPLRGCRGSGKELDVRNEAKEISKGQETNWFYISMPLGFVTGFWCVLGPLVISKRWRILYFRFLEAIWWKVCDFADLTNSLRLANSQ; from the exons ATGGCTATCATCATCATTCTTCTTCTCATCCTTCTCGCAAAAGCTGACGTTAACCTCAGCAATGAAATGAGCTCTAACACTGCTTGTCCTGAAAATGAAAAACAAGCACTTCTGAACTTCAAAAAAGGCCTAATAGATGCTGCAAATCGACTTGCATCATGGGATCCTCATCATCAGCCAGATTGTTGCAGGTGGATTGGAGTTGTCTGTGACAAAAGGACTGCCCACGTCCTCTCTCTCAACCTTTCGGTTCCTACTTGGGATGGACATACTGACCTCGAATCTTATGGAATGTCAATGCTAATAG GAAATTATTTTCTTGGACCCATCCCTGATTTCCTTCGGAACATGACTTCTCTTACACATCTCGATCTTTCATCCAGTTATTTAAATTCTTCAATACCAGATTGGCTGTACAGTTTCAGCTCTCTTCAGGTTCTCAGACTTCTTGGGAATCAACTGCATGGCGACATTTCTAGTGCCATTGGCAATCTGACTTCTCTTAATGAGCTTGACTTGTCAGTGAATCAACTCCAAGGAAAGCTTCCGAGAGCCATGGGAAAGCTTTGTAAGTTGAGGTCAATCTATCTGTCAGGTATGAGATTGAATCAAGACATATCTCGCATCTTAGAGATTTTATCGGGATGCTCTTCTCCTAGACTGGAATCTTTGGACTTGGCTAGTTGCCAACTTTCTGGTCAACTGTCCGATCAAGTTggacattttaaaaatttaacaatactTAATCTGTCTAATAATTTAATCTCTGGTCCTATTCCAATCCCTTATTGgcaacttaaaaatttaaaagaacttTGTTTGCATGACAATTCAATCTCTggtcctatttccatttctttggGACAGCTTGCAAATTTGGAAAGGGTCTCTATTTTCAACAATTTGTTGGAGGGTGTTGTTTCCGATAAACATTTTGCTAATCATACCAAATTGAAGTATTTTTATGGATCGGGTAACTCATTGGTTTTAAGAGTCAATCCTAACTGGGTTCCCCCTTTCCAAATTCTTTATTTGGATTTAGGATCATGGCAAATAGGGCCATCTTTTCCCTTGTGGCTTCGTTCTCAAAAACATCTAGAATACCTAGACATCTCAAATTCAAGAATTTCAGACGTCATTCCTAGGTGGTTTTGGGGACTGTCAACCCAATTCAAACATGTAAATCTCTCTAGAAACCAAATTTCTGGCCAGATTCCGTATCTACCTGGTGGTCCTGATATTTTCCCTCTTGTCGACCTTAGTTTCAATAATTTTAGCGGTCCATTGCCTCAAATCCCAATGGGTCCCCATCAGTACATGATAGACCTTTCCAATAATTATTTCTCGGgatctcttttccattttctgtGCCATCAGTGGAGTGGTACCTTCTCAACAGGTTTTCTTAGTATTGCTAACAATCTTTTATCTGGAGAGATACCCGATTGTTGGATCAAGTGGCAATCTTTGCAAGTCTTGCGGTTAGATGGCAACAGATTCACTGGTAAAATTCCAAGCTCCATGGGAACTTTGTCAGAACTTCAATCACTAAATCTTCACAACAACAATCTTCATGGAGAAATCCCTTTGTCACtaaaaaattgcacaaatttgCTTGCAATTAACCTTGGAAAGAATGAACTAGATGGCAACATTCCAAGATGGCTAGGCCAGGATCTTACGAGTCTAATAATTCTAATTCTTCGATCAAACAAATTTGGAGGTAACATACCGGACCATTTATGTGCTCTTAGTTCTCTCCAAATTTTGGACCTCGCTGAAAACAATCTCTTTGGGAGCATGCCAAGATGTATGAGCAACTTCAGTGCTATGGTTAGAGGGAATGGTTCTAGGGACAACATCATAGAATATATAGGCTACAACGGACCACCTACTTTGGAATCCGCATCAATTGTGACGAAAGACCAAGTACTTGTATTTGACAAAACTCTCAACTTGGTTAGACTTGTTGATTTCTCTTGTAACAATTTGTCAGGAGAGATCCCCAAAGAAGTGACGAGCCTCCAAGGTTTGCAAACACTGAACTTGTCTCGAAATCACTTAACTGGAAAGATCCCTGAAAGCATTGGCAGTATGAAATCATTAGAATCTCTTGATCTATCTCAAAATCAGCTCTCTAGTTCAATTCCTGAAAGCATGTCAAGTATGACGTTTTTGAGCCACTTGAACTTGTCCTTTAACAAATTGACTGGCATAATACCCACAAGCAGTCAGCTTCAGGGCTTCAATGAATCATGTTATGCTGGTAACCATCTTTGTGGATCTCCATTAAGGGGCTGTAGAGGAAGTGGTAAAGAACTTGATGTCAGAAACGAAGCTAAAGAAATCAGTAAGGGACAAGAGACAAATTGGTTCTACATAAGCATGCCACTAGGATTTGTTACTGGTTTTTGGTGTGTATTGGGGCCATTGGTGATCAGCAAACGATGGAGGATCTTGTACTTCCGATTTTTGGAAGCAATATGGTGGAAAGTATGCGATTTTGCTG ATTTGACAAACTCTCTAAGATTGGCAAACTCACAGTAA
- the LOC107914676 gene encoding receptor-like protein EIX2 isoform X1, producing the protein MAIIIILLLILLAKADVNLSNEMSSNTACPENEKQALLNFKKGLIDAANRLASWDPHHQPDCCRWIGVVCDKRTAHVLSLNLSVPTWDGHTDLESYGMSMLIGKINPCLSKLKHLRYLDLSNNVFEGLLPYQLGNLSNLETLKLGDNRLLYVENLQWLSGLSLLKHLNLSWVNLSRASNWLQLINTILPSLDELHLSACQLLPGPSLLNVNLSSLAVLDLSLNHFTNQMDVGWVSNLKSLVFLDLAGNYFLGPIPDFLRNMTSLTHLDLSSSYLNSSIPDWLYSFSSLQVLRLLGNQLHGDISSAIGNLTSLNELDLSVNQLQGKLPRAMGKLCKLRSIYLSGMRLNQDISRILEILSGCSSPRLESLDLASCQLSGQLSDQVGHFKNLTILNLSNNLISGPIPIPYWQLKNLKELCLHDNSISGPISISLGQLANLERVSIFNNLLEGVVSDKHFANHTKLKYFYGSGNSLVLRVNPNWVPPFQILYLDLGSWQIGPSFPLWLRSQKHLEYLDISNSRISDVIPRWFWGLSTQFKHVNLSRNQISGQIPYLPGGPDIFPLVDLSFNNFSGPLPQIPMGPHQYMIDLSNNYFSGSLFHFLCHQWSGTFSTGFLSIANNLLSGEIPDCWIKWQSLQVLRLDGNRFTGKIPSSMGTLSELQSLNLHNNNLHGEIPLSLKNCTNLLAINLGKNELDGNIPRWLGQDLTSLIILILRSNKFGGNIPDHLCALSSLQILDLAENNLFGSMPRCMSNFSAMVRGNGSRDNIIEYIGYNGPPTLESASIVTKDQVLVFDKTLNLVRLVDFSCNNLSGEIPKEVTSLQGLQTLNLSRNHLTGKIPESIGSMKSLESLDLSQNQLSSSIPESMSSMTFLSHLNLSFNKLTGIIPTSSQLQGFNESCYAGNHLCGSPLRGCRGSGKELDVRNEAKEISKGQETNWFYISMPLGFVTGFWCVLGPLVISKRWRILYFRFLEAIWWKVCDFADLTNSLRLANSQ; encoded by the exons ATGGCTATCATCATCATTCTTCTTCTCATCCTTCTCGCAAAAGCTGACGTTAACCTCAGCAATGAAATGAGCTCTAACACTGCTTGTCCTGAAAATGAAAAACAAGCACTTCTGAACTTCAAAAAAGGCCTAATAGATGCTGCAAATCGACTTGCATCATGGGATCCTCATCATCAGCCAGATTGTTGCAGGTGGATTGGAGTTGTCTGTGACAAAAGGACTGCCCACGTCCTCTCTCTCAACCTTTCGGTTCCTACTTGGGATGGACATACTGACCTCGAATCTTATGGAATGTCAATGCTAATAGGTAAGATAAACCCTTGTTTGTCAAAATTGAAGCATTTAAGATACTTGGATTTAAGCAACAATGTATTTGAAGGCCTCTTGCCTTACCAACTTGGGAATCTCTCAAATCTTGAAACTCTCAAGCTTGGAGACAATAGGTTATTGTATGTTGAGAATCTCCAATGGTTGTCTGGTCTTTCCTTACTCAAACACCTTAATTTGAGTTGGGTGAACCTTAGCAGAGCTTCCAACTGGTTGCAACTGATAAACACAATACTCCCTTCTTTGGATGAATTGCATTTGTCAGCCTGTCAGCTTCTTCCTGGCCCTTCATTGCTAAATGTTAATTTGTCATCTCTTGCCGTCCTTGACCTTTCCCTTAACCATTTCACAAATCAAATGGATGTTGGGTGGGTGTCCAACCTTAAGTCCCTAGTTTTTCTCGATCTTGCAGGAAATTATTTTCTTGGACCCATCCCTGATTTCCTTCGGAACATGACTTCTCTTACACATCTCGATCTTTCATCCAGTTATTTAAATTCTTCAATACCAGATTGGCTGTACAGTTTCAGCTCTCTTCAGGTTCTCAGACTTCTTGGGAATCAACTGCATGGCGACATTTCTAGTGCCATTGGCAATCTGACTTCTCTTAATGAGCTTGACTTGTCAGTGAATCAACTCCAAGGAAAGCTTCCGAGAGCCATGGGAAAGCTTTGTAAGTTGAGGTCAATCTATCTGTCAGGTATGAGATTGAATCAAGACATATCTCGCATCTTAGAGATTTTATCGGGATGCTCTTCTCCTAGACTGGAATCTTTGGACTTGGCTAGTTGCCAACTTTCTGGTCAACTGTCCGATCAAGTTggacattttaaaaatttaacaatactTAATCTGTCTAATAATTTAATCTCTGGTCCTATTCCAATCCCTTATTGgcaacttaaaaatttaaaagaacttTGTTTGCATGACAATTCAATCTCTggtcctatttccatttctttggGACAGCTTGCAAATTTGGAAAGGGTCTCTATTTTCAACAATTTGTTGGAGGGTGTTGTTTCCGATAAACATTTTGCTAATCATACCAAATTGAAGTATTTTTATGGATCGGGTAACTCATTGGTTTTAAGAGTCAATCCTAACTGGGTTCCCCCTTTCCAAATTCTTTATTTGGATTTAGGATCATGGCAAATAGGGCCATCTTTTCCCTTGTGGCTTCGTTCTCAAAAACATCTAGAATACCTAGACATCTCAAATTCAAGAATTTCAGACGTCATTCCTAGGTGGTTTTGGGGACTGTCAACCCAATTCAAACATGTAAATCTCTCTAGAAACCAAATTTCTGGCCAGATTCCGTATCTACCTGGTGGTCCTGATATTTTCCCTCTTGTCGACCTTAGTTTCAATAATTTTAGCGGTCCATTGCCTCAAATCCCAATGGGTCCCCATCAGTACATGATAGACCTTTCCAATAATTATTTCTCGGgatctcttttccattttctgtGCCATCAGTGGAGTGGTACCTTCTCAACAGGTTTTCTTAGTATTGCTAACAATCTTTTATCTGGAGAGATACCCGATTGTTGGATCAAGTGGCAATCTTTGCAAGTCTTGCGGTTAGATGGCAACAGATTCACTGGTAAAATTCCAAGCTCCATGGGAACTTTGTCAGAACTTCAATCACTAAATCTTCACAACAACAATCTTCATGGAGAAATCCCTTTGTCACtaaaaaattgcacaaatttgCTTGCAATTAACCTTGGAAAGAATGAACTAGATGGCAACATTCCAAGATGGCTAGGCCAGGATCTTACGAGTCTAATAATTCTAATTCTTCGATCAAACAAATTTGGAGGTAACATACCGGACCATTTATGTGCTCTTAGTTCTCTCCAAATTTTGGACCTCGCTGAAAACAATCTCTTTGGGAGCATGCCAAGATGTATGAGCAACTTCAGTGCTATGGTTAGAGGGAATGGTTCTAGGGACAACATCATAGAATATATAGGCTACAACGGACCACCTACTTTGGAATCCGCATCAATTGTGACGAAAGACCAAGTACTTGTATTTGACAAAACTCTCAACTTGGTTAGACTTGTTGATTTCTCTTGTAACAATTTGTCAGGAGAGATCCCCAAAGAAGTGACGAGCCTCCAAGGTTTGCAAACACTGAACTTGTCTCGAAATCACTTAACTGGAAAGATCCCTGAAAGCATTGGCAGTATGAAATCATTAGAATCTCTTGATCTATCTCAAAATCAGCTCTCTAGTTCAATTCCTGAAAGCATGTCAAGTATGACGTTTTTGAGCCACTTGAACTTGTCCTTTAACAAATTGACTGGCATAATACCCACAAGCAGTCAGCTTCAGGGCTTCAATGAATCATGTTATGCTGGTAACCATCTTTGTGGATCTCCATTAAGGGGCTGTAGAGGAAGTGGTAAAGAACTTGATGTCAGAAACGAAGCTAAAGAAATCAGTAAGGGACAAGAGACAAATTGGTTCTACATAAGCATGCCACTAGGATTTGTTACTGGTTTTTGGTGTGTATTGGGGCCATTGGTGATCAGCAAACGATGGAGGATCTTGTACTTCCGATTTTTGGAAGCAATATGGTGGAAAGTATGCGATTTTGCTG ATTTGACAAACTCTCTAAGATTGGCAAACTCACAGTAA